GCCTCGATGCCGGCCTCGGCCTGCCGCGCCCGGCGGTTGCCCTCGAAGCCGAAGGGCTTGGTCACCACACCGACGGTGAGCGCGCCGAGCTCCTTCGCGACCTCGGCGATCACGGGCGCCGCACCGGTGCCGGTGCCACCGCCCATGCCGGCCGTGACGAAGATCATGTCGGCGCCCTCGAGGAGCTCCGCGAGCCTCTCCCGATCCTCGAGGGCGGCGGCGCGGCCCACCTCGGGGTTCGCGCCGGCGCCGAGGCCGCGGGTGAGCTGCGGTCCGAGCTGGATCTTGAACGGCGCCCGGCTCGACGCCAGCGCCTGGATGTCCGTGTTGGCGACGATGAAGTCCACGCCGGAGAGGCCCGAGGCGATCATGCTGCCGATCGCGTTTCCGCCACCACCGCCGACGCCGATCACCTTGATCTTCGCACCCGGTACGATCGTCTGTCCTTCGAACTCGATCATTTCATTGGCCCCTGGTGAGCTGTGATCAAAAGATCTCGGCGAACCATTCCTTCATGCGCTTGCCGACCTTCTTGTACGTCCCCTCGTCCTCGCGGATCTTGAAGTTGCGAAGGTCCAGGTGGCGAGCGCCGTAGAGCACGAGGCCCACGCCGGTGGCGTACATCGGGCTCTTCACGACGTCGACGAGGCCGCCGATCCCGCGGGGGTAGCCGCGCCTCGTCGGGAGGCCGGTCACCTCCTCGGCGAGCTCCGGCATCCCGGGGAGCAGCGTCGTGCCGCCGGTGATCACGATCCCCGACGCGAGGAGGTCCTCGTAGCCGCAGCGCTGGATCTCGCGGTGGACGAGCTGGAAGATCTCCTCCACGCGGGGCTCGAGGATCTCCGTGAGGATCCGGCGAGAGAGCACGCGCGGCTGGCGACCGCCGACGCTGGGGACCTCGATCGTGTCCGCCTCATCGACCATCGAGGGCAGGCAGCAGCCCGCCTTCTGCTTGATCCGCTCCGCCTCGTGGGCAGGCGTGCGCAGGCCGATGGCGATGTCGCTGGTGAGGTTGTTGCCGCCGAGGGCGATCACGGCGGTGTGGGCGATGGCGCCGCCCGAGAAGATCGCGATGTCGGTGGTGCCGCCGCCGATGTCCACCAGGCAGACACCGAGCTCCTTCTCGTCCTCGCCCAGCACCGCCTCGGCGGAGGCGAGGGGCTGCAGCGCGATGTCGGCCACGTTGAGGCCGGTCTTGTTCGCGCACTTGATGATGTTCTGCGCCGAGGAGACCGCGCCCGTGACGATGTGGACCTTGGCCTCGAGGCGAACCCCGGCCATGCCGAGGGGCTCCTTGATGCCGCCCTGATCGTCGAGGATGTACTCCTGCGGAAGGACGTGGATCACCTCGCGATCCAGCGGGATCGCGACGGCCTTCGCCGCGTCGACCACGCGCTGGATGTCCGTCTCGCGGACCTCCTTGTCCTTGACCGCAACGATCCCCTGGGAGTTGAAGCCCTTGATGTGGCCGCCGGCGATCCCGGTGTAGACCGTGTTGATCTCACAGCCCGCCATCAGCTCCGCCTCTTCGATCGCGCGCTTGATCGACGAGACGGTGGCCTCGATGTTGACGACGACCCCCTTGCGCAGCCCCTTCGACGGATGGCTGCCAATGCCGATGATGTCGAGGCCCTGATCGGTCACCTCCCCCACGATCGCGCAGATCTTGGTGGTGCCGATGTCCAGCCCGACGATCAGCTCGCCCTTCTTGGCCATGGCCGGCCTTCCTTTCCCGCTCCCTCCGTCTCCGGAGGAGCTCTCTCGGCGTGGTCGGCCTTCCTCTCGGAAGAGCCGCGCCGCGTCCTACAGTTCCTGCTGGCGGCCTTTCAGCCGCCTTTCTTCTGCGCCTCGCCCTCCGCGAGCCGGGCAGCGACCCATCCCGGCCTCGTGCGGTGATCGAGACGAACCAGCTCGAGCTCCTCGCCCCTGCGAGACGCCACGGCGATCACGCGCTCGAGCCTCTCGAGCTTTCGCTCGAGATCACCGCGGCCGAGCTTCACTGCCATTCCCCGCTCGCCGAGGTAGAGGGTGAGCCCCTCCGCCTCGTCGAAGTGGATCTCCGAGAGCGGGCGGCTGCCTGCGAGCATTCGTCCGGAATAGACCTCGAGCGCATCCAGAACCTCGCCGAGCTTTTCCCGCGCCTCTTTGGGCCTCGCCGACCACTCTTCCCGCGGCAGGCCGGTGACGACGGGGAGATCAAAGGGATCCCCAGTCGCCACCTTCTTGAAGAGCTCTCCACCTCGATCGACGAGGTAGAGTCCACCCAGGTCTACGAGAGCGGCGGCCTTCCGCTCAAGGACGGAGATCTCGACTCCCTGTGGGAAACTTCGTGACACGCTGACGTCGGCTATCCAAGGGTGGCTGCGGAGCTGCCTCTCGGCCGCCTCCGTATCCGTTCGGAAGAAGTTGTCCCCCTCCGCGATCCCGGCGAGCGTCCGGATCTCGAGCTCCGTCGCACGATCATTTCCGACGATCGAGAGCGTCGTGATCGCGAGGCTCGGGCTCGTGGTCGCGAAGCGGTGGACGTAGCGGACAGCGCCCGCGATTGCCACGATCCCGGCGAGGACCGCGGTTGCCTTGGCGGCGGCGAGCGAGGCGCGGCGAGCGAAGGCTCCAGCGACGCGGCGCTGTTCCGCGCGATCTTTCTTTCGACGATTGGCCACGGTCGCACGATCGATGCGGCCTGCCGGAGGGGCCAGTTTTCCGCCTGTGGAAAACGTCTCACGTTTTTGATCTGCGCTGTCGGCGAGGGCGGACGTGCCCAGGTTCAAGGCGCGCGGTGGCGCAAGGAAAGGGGCCCGACGTGATCCAGCCTCGGCTCGAGAGATACCTTCGCGAACGCGGGACGCCCTACCGCTTCCTCGGGCACCCGCGGGCCATCGCCTCCCAGGAGACCGCCGAGGCCGAGGGCATCTCGGGCTGGCAGCTCGCCAAGAGCGTGGTGGTCGACCTGGCGGCCGGCGACGAGGTGATCTGCGTGGTCCCCGCGCCGACCTGGGTCGACCTGGACGCGGTCTGCGACGCCACCGAGACCGAAGACGCGATCCTCAGCGACGAGGACCGCATGCGTGAGCTCTTCCCGGGTTGCGAGGTCGGCGCCGAGCCTCCCTTCGGCGGCCTCTGGAACCTGCCGGTGATCTTCGATCCGAGCCTCCTCGCGATCGACCGGATCCTGATGAACGCCGGCACCCACGACGACCTCATCGAGCTCCGCACGGAGGACTATCTGATCCTCGAGCGCCCCCTCCTCGCCCCGATCGCCGTGATGCCCGGCGAGCCGTGGCGCCACGCGATGCCCGCCGAGGTGTAGCTCGTCACGGATCGTCGCGCTCTGGCGACGGAGACGCGGCTCGGCCGACGAGCGCATAGCTCGTGCTCCGGCCGCCAGACGCCTCGCGACGCAGAATGCCGCGGGCAATCAACTCCGAGATGTCGCGCAGGGCCGTGTCCTGCGAGCACTTCGCCAGCTTCGCCCACTTGGAGGTGGTGAGCTTTCCCGTCCACGGGCCGAGGAGTCGCTGGATGACGATGCGCTGGCGCTCGTTGAGTGTCTCCCGCGGGTGCTCGTCCCAGAATCGAGACACATCGAGGACCGAGGCGAGAGTCGCCTCGGCTCCTTCGATCGCGCGCCCGAGGCACCGGAGGAACCAGTCCAGCCACGGCGTGACGTCGGGCGTTCCTCGCTGTGTGGACTCGAGGATCTCGTAATAGCCCTTCCGCTCCCGGCACACCTGCGCGGACATGCTGTAGTAGCGCTGCGAGCTTCCGTCTGAACGGGCAAGTGCGAGATCGGTGATCGCGCGTGCGATGCGTCCGTTCCCATCCTCGAAAGGATGGATCGTGACGAATCGCAGGTGCGCCAAACCGGCGCGGAGGACTGGGTCGCGGGGGGCGGCTCCGCTCTCGAACCAATCGAGGAACGAGCCCATCTCAGACGGAACGCGGGAGGGCGCTGGAGCGACGAAATGGACACGCTCTCGTCCAATCGGCCCAGACACCACCTGCATCGGCCCTGAATCCTCTGGCCGCCATCCCCCGACCCGAATCCGCCTCATGCCGCTGAAGCCGGTCGGGAACAGGACCGCGTGCCAGCCACACAGCCGCTCCTCCGCCAGGGGCTCGGCGAACCGTTGCGTCGCGTCGAGCATCATCTCGACCATCCCCTCGACGTTCCGATCCACCGGCTGCAGGCCGCCCTCGTCGATCCCCAACCGCCGAGCGATGGAAGAGCGAACCTGCGCCCGATCGAGGATCTCTCCCTCGATCTCGCTCGACGTGATCACGTCTGCCGTGAGGGTCTGGAGGAGCGTCTCCGATCTCAGCGGAAACCCAATCCCCTCCATCCGGCCAAACAGTCGGCCCTGTCGATGGCGAACGTCGGCGAGCCGCTCGGCAAGAGTCGGAAGATCCCACTCCAGGGCGGGCCATCCCGCGCGCTCGTGGATGAAAGGCACGATTCACCGCACTCCTTGCGGAGATTCTGCGCCTCGCTTGGCCTCCGGGCAAGTGAATCGCCGCAGGCACTGCGGTGATTGGAGACCCCATTCACCGCAAGGGCCGGCCGATCGCATGCCCTCCCCTCCGCCGACCGAGCCCGTGATACGGCCGCCGTTCGGGAAGATGGTCTTCCCTTCAGGCGCGCGGCGCTCAGGCCTTGAGCGACGCGCCGGCGAGGATGCGCTCGCAGAGGTCGGCGAAGTCGAGGCCGACGCCGGCGGCGATCTTGGGGAGGAGCGAGGTCTCGGTCATGCCCGGCAACGTGTTCACCTCGAGCACCCGGAGGTCGCCGTCGTCGGAGACGATCAGATCGGTGCGGGTGGCGCCGGAGCAGCCGAGGGCTCGGTGGGCGGCGAGGGCCGCGTCGAGGGTGGCCTTGTAGAGAGGCTCGGGCAGCGGGGCCGGGAAGAGGTAGCGGGTGGTGCCGCCGGACTTGTACTTGGCCTGGTAGTCGTAGAACTCGGCGGCGGGGACGATCTCGATGGCGCCCAGGGCCTCGTCGTCGAGGACGGCGACCTGGACCTCGCGGCCCTTGTGGTAGCGCTCGAGGATCACGTCGCCCTTGAAGCGGGCGGCGTCCTCGCAGGCGGCGGTGAGGGCGGCCTGGTCGCGGGCGATATGGACGCCGACGGAGGAGCCCTCGGAGGCCGGCTTGACCACGACGGGGAGCGGGAACGGGAGGTCCTCGGCCTGGAGCTTGCGGGCCTTCTCGGGGCGCATGGAGACCCAGGCAGGCGTGGGGATGCCGCGGGCGTCGAAGACCTGCTTGGAGGCGACCTTGTCCATGGCGAGGGCGCTCGAGAGGACGCCGGAGCCCGTGTAGGGCAGGCCCATGGACTCGAGGAGGCCTTGGATGCAGCCGTCCTCGCCGAAGCGGCCGTGGAGGCCGATGAAGACGGCCTCCGCGCCGAGCTCGCGGAGGCGCGCGGCGACGTCGAGCTCGACGTCGAGGAGGTGGGCGTCGTAGCCGCGGGAGGCCAGCGCCTTGTGGATGGCGGCTCCGGTCCACAGGGAGACCTCGCGCTCCGCCGACCTTCCCCCGTAGAGGACCACCACCTTCTTCGTCTTCATCTCGCTCACGATATCGTCGTCCCGATGTCTCTCGCGCGCCCTTGCGCGCGCTTGGTGCAAGGATCAAACGCCCCAGCGGCCCAGGAGCTTCACCTCGGGGGTGAGCTCGACGCCGAACCGCGCGGCGACCTCGGCCTTCGCGGCCTCGATGAGGAAGCGTACATCCGAAGAACGCGCGCCGCCCAGGTTCACGATCCAGTTGGCGTGGAGCTCGCTGATCTGGGCGCCCCCCTGCCGCCGCCCCTTCAGGCCGCAGGCCTCGATGAGGCGGCCTGCGTGGTCGCCCGGCGGGTTGGTGAAGACGCTCCCCGAGTTGGGGAGCTGCAACGGCTGGGTCCGCTTGCGGTATCCCAGGTCCGCCTCCATGGCGGCGCGGGAGGCCTGGAGGCCCGCCTCGTCCACGCGACGCAGGCGCAGCCGCAGCCGGGTCACCACCGAGCCCACGGGGAGCTCGCAGCGGCGATAGCGCCACGTCAGCTCGTCGCGCGGGATCCAGCGCACGCCGCTGGCGGAGGCGAGCTCGACGGCCTCGACCACCTGCACGAGCTCGCCGTTCTTGGTGCCGGCGTTCATGGCGGTGGCGCCGCCGAGGGTGCCCGGGATGCCGGCGAGGAACTCGGCGCCCACGAGGCCGTGGGCCTTCATGAGCTGGGGCACCTTGGTGATGGGCGCGCCGGCGGAGAGGACGAAGCTGCCGCCGGACTCGTCGAGCGCCTCCTCGGCGGGAGCGGCGGGGAGGCGGACGACCACGCCCTCCACACCGTCGTCGGCGACGAGGCTGTTGGCGCCGCCGCCGAGGACGGTGACGGGGACGTCCGCCGAGGCGCAGGCGACGAGGAGGACGCGGAGATCGTCGGAGTCGGCGGGCCTGGCGAAGAGGTCGGCCGCCCCGCCGGTGCGCACGCTCGTGCGGACGGCCAGGGGCTCGTTCGCCCGCAGCTCGCCGCGCAGATGGCGCGAGAGCTCGCCGTGGAGGCTCATCGCGCCAGGCTCCCGTCGCGGCCGATGGTGACCCGTGCCACGCTCACTGCCCCAGGAGCTCCAGGAGCTCGGTGCTCACCTGGCTGATGTCGCCGGCGCCAAGAGTGATCACCAGGTCGCCCTCGCGGACGGCCCCGCGCAGCGTGGAGGCGAGCCCGGACCGCTTCGCGAAGTCCACGTCGCGGTGGCCGTGGGAGCGGACGGCGCCGGCGAAGGCCTCGCCGGTGACGCCCGGGATCGGATCCTCGCTGGCGGCGTAGATCTCGGTGACGAGCAGGCGGTCGGCCTCGTTGAAGGAGGTGGCGAAGTCGGCGAGGAGGTCCCGCGTCCGCGAGTAGCGGTGGGGCTGGAAGGCGACGACGATCCGCCGCTTGGGGAAGGCCCGCCTGGCGCCGTCGAGGGTGGCCTTGATCTCGGCCGGATGGTGCCCGTAGTCGTCGACGACGGTGACACCAGCCGCCTCTCCACGGATGGTGAAACGCCTCTGCACACCCGAGAAGGTCTCGAAGGCGTCGCGCACCTTGTCCATGGGCAGGCCCACGTCGTCGGCGACGGCGATGGCGGCCAGGGCGTTCTGCACGTTGTGGAGGCCGATCATGGGGAGGCGGAAGGCGCCCAGCGGCTCGCCTCCCCTCGTGGCCACGAACTTCACCTCGAAGGCGTTCGTCTCGATGGCCTCGGCCCGGTAGTCGGCCTGGGGCGAGAGCCCGTAGGTGACGCAGCGGCGGTCGACGCTGGGGAGCATCGCCTGCACCACCGGGTGGTCGGCGCACATCACGGCCACGCCGTAGAAGGGCACCTTGTTGACGAAGTCGACGAAGGCGCGCTGGAGCGTGTCGAAGTCGCCGTAGTGGTCGAGGTGCTCAGGGTCGACGTTGGTGACGACGGCGATCGCCGGCGAGAAGCGCAGGAAGCTGCCGTCGGACTCGTCGGCCTCCACCACCATGTACTCGCCGTTGCCGAGCTTGGCGTTGGAGCCGAGGTTGTTGAGCTTGCCGCCCACCACGGCGGTGGGGTCGAGGCCGCCCGCGGCGAGGAGGTGGGCGATCATCGAGGTGGTGGTGGTCTTGCCGTGGGAGCCCGCGACGGCGATGCCGACCTTGAGGCGCATGAGCTCCGCGAGCATCTCCGCCCGGGGAATCACGGGGATGGCCCGGCGGCGCGCCTCTACCACCTCGGGGTTCTGCTGGCGAACGGCCGAGGAGATCACGACCACGTCGGCCTTGCCCACGTTCTCGGCCCGGTGACCGACTGCGATCCGCGCGCCGAGGCCCTCGAGGCGGCGGGTGGTGTCGCCCTCCTTGAGGTCGGAGCCCGTGACGGGATAGCCGAGGTTCACGAGCACCTCGGCGATGCCGCTCATCCCGATCCCGCCGATGCCTACGAAGTGGATGGTCGGCCTTCTGCCTCGAAACACGTCTCTCTCCAACCGCTCTGCCCGCGCCCGGGCGCCTGTCTCCAGAAGAACCGCCTGCGAGCCGGGAACGCCGAACGTCCGACCACCTGGCTCCATGCCCGTGTGGCGGCGAAGCGGCGCGACCGTCAGCCCGCGCCCTGCTCTCTCCCCCGGTAAACGAGATTCACACAGACGTCGGCGATCTCCTTCGCGGCCTCGGGGCGGCCGAGGAGGCCCGCCGCCCGCTCCATCTTCTTCAGGCGCGACGGATCCTCCATCAGGCTCGAGATCTCGGAGGCGAGGCGTTCGCCGTCGAGCTCGGGCTGGCGGATCATCACCGCGGCGCCCTTCTCCACCAGCGAGCGTGCGTTCACCTCCTGGTGGTTGTCGGCGGCGTACGGGAAGGGGACGAGGATCGCGGCCTTCTTGCAGACGGTGAGCTCGGAGAGCGTGGTCGCGCCGGAGCGGCAGATCACCAGGTTGCTGGTGGCGTAGGCCCGGGACATGTCGTCGATGAACTCCACCACCTCGGCGCGGACGCCGGCGTCGGCGTAGCCCTTGCGCGTGAACTCCCGGTCCGCGGCGCCGGTCTGGTGGAGGATCTCGAGCTTGTCGCGCATGGGCGCGAGCTTCCGCGCGGCGTCGATGGCGGCGACGTTGATCGCGTGGGCGCCCTGGGAGCCGCCGAAGATCAGGATTCGGAAGCGCTCGTGGGGCTCCTGGGGCCTGAGGAAGTTCTCCATCAGCGCCTTGCGGATCGGGTTGCCTACGTTGTGGACCTTGTCCTTGGGGAAGAAGCGCGCCGCCTCGTCGAAGGAGATGAAGACGGTCCGCGCGATCTTTCCGAGGAGGCGGTTTGTCAGGCCCGGGAGCGCGTTCTGCTCCTGGATCGCGGTGGGCATCCCGCGCAGGAAGCCGGCGAAGACCATGGGGAAGCTCGCGTACCCGCCGACTCCGACGACGACGTCCGCCTGGTACTCCCGGAGGATCGTCATGCACCGGAGCACCGCAGCGGGCAACCGGAGCAAGCCGCCGATGAGGCCCTTGAGGCCGCGCCCCTTCACGCCGGTCACGTCGATGAGCTCGAGCTTGAAGCCGCTCTGGGGCACCACGCGCGCCTCGATGCCGCGGGCGGTCCCGACGAAGAGCACGTCGTTGGAGGGGTGGCGCGTGACCACCTCTTCGGCGAGGGCGATTCCGGGAAAGAGATGGCCGCCGGTGCCTCCCCCCGCGATCACGACCTTCATCGCCTCACCTTCATCGCCTGAACCGTGCCTTCATCGCCGGACCGTCCGATGCGGGCGGAGGAAGCCGCCGGTGCCGCTCGAGATCGCGAGGAGCACGCCCGCGGACACGAGGGATAGCACGAGCGAGGTTCCGCCGTACGAGATGAACGGGAGGGTGAGTCCCTTGGTGGGGAGCAGGCCCATCGCCACCAGCATGTTGACGATGGCCTGTACGCCGAGGAGCGCGGTGAGGCCCAGGGCGAGGTAGGCGCCGAACGCGTCCGGGGCGTTGAAAGCGGCGCGCATCCCCCGCCAGAGCACGACGCCGAAGAGGACGAGGACGGCGAGGATCCCGAGGAGGCCGAGCTCCTCGCCGATCACGGCGATGATGAAGTCGGTGTGGGCCTCGGGCAGGTAGTAGAGCTTCTGCTTGCCGGCGCCGAGGCCGAGGCCGGTGAGGCCGCCGGAGCCCACGCTCATCAGGGACTCCGCCACCTGGTAGCCGATGTCCTGGCGGTGCTTCCACGGATCCAGGAAAGCCAGGATCCGCTTCATCCGGTACTCCTTGCCGGCGACGAGGTGCCACGCGATGGGGAGCGAGACGAGAACGGTGCCGACGAGCCAGGAGATCTTCGCGCCCGAGCAGAAGAGCATCACGAAGAGGATCAAGCCGATGGTGACCGCGGTGCCGAAGTCGGGCTGCCCGAGCACCAGCAGGATGAAGAGGCCGGCGACGATGGTGTGGGGCACGAAGCCGATGGAGAAGTCCCGCACCTTCTCCCGTTTTCGGGAGAGCGAGCGAGCGAGGTAGAGGGCCATCGCGACCTTGGCGATCTCGCCCGGCTGCAGGCTGAAGAGCGGGAGGCGGATCCAGCGCCGCGCGCCGCCGGCCATCGAGCCGATGCCCGGGATGAGCACCAGGATCAGGGCGATCAGCGAGACCAGCAGGATCGGGTAGGCGAGGGGCTCGAGGCGCCTGTAGCCGAAGCGCATGGCCGCGATCATCCCGGCCATGCCGAGACCTGCCGCAGCGGCCTGCCGCTTCACGAAGTAGAAGGAGTCGCCGAGGCCCTGGGCCGCCTTCACCGCCGAGGCGGAGTAGACCATGGTGAGGCCGAGGGCCGTCAGGGCGAGGACGGCCCAGAGCAGGACCCGGTCGTACGCGGGTGCCTCGTCGCCCTGATCGGCGCGGGCGTCGTCGTAGACGGCTTCGGAACGGAGCTCGGCGTTCACTCGCGCCTCCCGCAGGGAAGGGTCGTCACGGGAGCGCCTCCACGAGCGCGCGGAAGGCGGCGCCGCGGTGCTCGTAGCTCCGGAACTGGTCGAAGGAGGCGCAGGCCGGCGAGAGGAGGACCGCCTCGCCCGGGAGGGCCATGCCTTCGGCGACCCGGACCGCCTCGTCGAGGGTGCCACAGCTCGTGGCGGGAGCGAGGTCGCCGAGGGCGGAGGCGATCGCCTGGGCGTCGCTGCCGATGGTGAGAATGGCCTTCACACGACCGGGGAGGAGCGCGCGAAGCGGCTCGTACGGCGCCCCCTTCCCCAGGCCCCCGGCGATCCACACCAGCGGCCCCGGGAGGGCGGCCAGGGCCACCTTCACCGAGTCCACGTTGGTGGCCTTGGAGTCGTTGATCCACTCCGTGCCGCGGAGGGTGCGCACCAGCTCGAGCCGGTGGGGGAGCCCGCCGAAGGAGGCGAGGCCGGCGCGGATCGCCTCGGGCGCGGCGCCGCAGAGCCGGGCCGCGAGGATCGCCGCCATCGCGTTCTCGCGGTTGTGCCGCCCGCGCAACGCCGGAGAGAGGCGCTCGTAGAGCTCCTCTTCTTCCCCGCCCACGCCGCGGACGACGATCCGCTTCCCGTCGTCCCGGGCGGCGCGATCGTCCCCGGCAAGCTCGACCGCGCCGTGCCCGAAGGAAACGGGCTTGGAGAGGGCGCCGCGGTGGAGCGCGAGGACCTCGGGATCGCCCGCGTTGAGGACGGCGAAGTCGCTCTCGCGCTGCGCCCGGAAGATCGCTCGCTTCGCCTCGTAGTAGTCCTGCGGGCCGGGGTAGCGATCGAGGTGATCGGGGCTGAGGTTGGTGACCACGGCCACGTGGGGCCGAAGGGTCTCTACCGCCTCGAGCTGAAAGCTGGAGAGCTCGGCCACCGTGACG
The Vulgatibacter incomptus DNA segment above includes these coding regions:
- the ftsA gene encoding cell division protein FtsA — its product is MAKKGELIVGLDIGTTKICAIVGEVTDQGLDIIGIGSHPSKGLRKGVVVNIEATVSSIKRAIEEAELMAGCEINTVYTGIAGGHIKGFNSQGIVAVKDKEVRETDIQRVVDAAKAVAIPLDREVIHVLPQEYILDDQGGIKEPLGMAGVRLEAKVHIVTGAVSSAQNIIKCANKTGLNVADIALQPLASAEAVLGEDEKELGVCLVDIGGGTTDIAIFSGGAIAHTAVIALGGNNLTSDIAIGLRTPAHEAERIKQKAGCCLPSMVDEADTIEVPSVGGRQPRVLSRRILTEILEPRVEEIFQLVHREIQRCGYEDLLASGIVITGGTTLLPGMPELAEEVTGLPTRRGYPRGIGGLVDVVKSPMYATGVGLVLYGARHLDLRNFKIREDEGTYKKVGKRMKEWFAEIF
- a CDS encoding cell division protein FtsQ/DivIB — its product is MANRRKKDRAEQRRVAGAFARRASLAAAKATAVLAGIVAIAGAVRYVHRFATTSPSLAITTLSIVGNDRATELEIRTLAGIAEGDNFFRTDTEAAERQLRSHPWIADVSVSRSFPQGVEISVLERKAAALVDLGGLYLVDRGGELFKKVATGDPFDLPVVTGLPREEWSARPKEAREKLGEVLDALEVYSGRMLAGSRPLSEIHFDEAEGLTLYLGERGMAVKLGRGDLERKLERLERVIAVASRRGEELELVRLDHRTRPGWVAARLAEGEAQKKGG
- a CDS encoding aminoacyl-tRNA deacylase; amino-acid sequence: MIQPRLERYLRERGTPYRFLGHPRAIASQETAEAEGISGWQLAKSVVVDLAAGDEVICVVPAPTWVDLDAVCDATETEDAILSDEDRMRELFPGCEVGAEPPFGGLWNLPVIFDPSLLAIDRILMNAGTHDDLIELRTEDYLILERPLLAPIAVMPGEPWRHAMPAEV
- a CDS encoding Fic family protein: MPFIHERAGWPALEWDLPTLAERLADVRHRQGRLFGRMEGIGFPLRSETLLQTLTADVITSSEIEGEILDRAQVRSSIARRLGIDEGGLQPVDRNVEGMVEMMLDATQRFAEPLAEERLCGWHAVLFPTGFSGMRRIRVGGWRPEDSGPMQVVSGPIGRERVHFVAPAPSRVPSEMGSFLDWFESGAAPRDPVLRAGLAHLRFVTIHPFEDGNGRIARAITDLALARSDGSSQRYYSMSAQVCRERKGYYEILESTQRGTPDVTPWLDWFLRCLGRAIEGAEATLASVLDVSRFWDEHPRETLNERQRIVIQRLLGPWTGKLTTSKWAKLAKCSQDTALRDISELIARGILRREASGGRSTSYALVGRAASPSPERDDP
- a CDS encoding D-alanine--D-alanine ligase, with the translated sequence MSEMKTKKVVVLYGGRSAEREVSLWTGAAIHKALASRGYDAHLLDVELDVAARLRELGAEAVFIGLHGRFGEDGCIQGLLESMGLPYTGSGVLSSALAMDKVASKQVFDARGIPTPAWVSMRPEKARKLQAEDLPFPLPVVVKPASEGSSVGVHIARDQAALTAACEDAARFKGDVILERYHKGREVQVAVLDDEALGAIEIVPAAEFYDYQAKYKSGGTTRYLFPAPLPEPLYKATLDAALAAHRALGCSGATRTDLIVSDDGDLRVLEVNTLPGMTETSLLPKIAAGVGLDFADLCERILAGASLKA
- the murB gene encoding UDP-N-acetylmuramate dehydrogenase, yielding MSLHGELSRHLRGELRANEPLAVRTSVRTGGAADLFARPADSDDLRVLLVACASADVPVTVLGGGANSLVADDGVEGVVVRLPAAPAEEALDESGGSFVLSAGAPITKVPQLMKAHGLVGAEFLAGIPGTLGGATAMNAGTKNGELVQVVEAVELASASGVRWIPRDELTWRYRRCELPVGSVVTRLRLRLRRVDEAGLQASRAAMEADLGYRKRTQPLQLPNSGSVFTNPPGDHAGRLIEACGLKGRRQGGAQISELHANWIVNLGGARSSDVRFLIEAAKAEVAARFGVELTPEVKLLGRWGV
- the murC gene encoding UDP-N-acetylmuramate--L-alanine ligase, which codes for MFRGRRPTIHFVGIGGIGMSGIAEVLVNLGYPVTGSDLKEGDTTRRLEGLGARIAVGHRAENVGKADVVVISSAVRQQNPEVVEARRRAIPVIPRAEMLAELMRLKVGIAVAGSHGKTTTTSMIAHLLAAGGLDPTAVVGGKLNNLGSNAKLGNGEYMVVEADESDGSFLRFSPAIAVVTNVDPEHLDHYGDFDTLQRAFVDFVNKVPFYGVAVMCADHPVVQAMLPSVDRRCVTYGLSPQADYRAEAIETNAFEVKFVATRGGEPLGAFRLPMIGLHNVQNALAAIAVADDVGLPMDKVRDAFETFSGVQRRFTIRGEAAGVTVVDDYGHHPAEIKATLDGARRAFPKRRIVVAFQPHRYSRTRDLLADFATSFNEADRLLVTEIYAASEDPIPGVTGEAFAGAVRSHGHRDVDFAKRSGLASTLRGAVREGDLVITLGAGDISQVSTELLELLGQ
- the murG gene encoding undecaprenyldiphospho-muramoylpentapeptide beta-N-acetylglucosaminyltransferase yields the protein MKVVIAGGGTGGHLFPGIALAEEVVTRHPSNDVLFVGTARGIEARVVPQSGFKLELIDVTGVKGRGLKGLIGGLLRLPAAVLRCMTILREYQADVVVGVGGYASFPMVFAGFLRGMPTAIQEQNALPGLTNRLLGKIARTVFISFDEAARFFPKDKVHNVGNPIRKALMENFLRPQEPHERFRILIFGGSQGAHAINVAAIDAARKLAPMRDKLEILHQTGAADREFTRKGYADAGVRAEVVEFIDDMSRAYATSNLVICRSGATTLSELTVCKKAAILVPFPYAADNHQEVNARSLVEKGAAVMIRQPELDGERLASEISSLMEDPSRLKKMERAAGLLGRPEAAKEIADVCVNLVYRGREQGAG
- the ftsW gene encoding putative lipid II flippase FtsW → MNAELRSEAVYDDARADQGDEAPAYDRVLLWAVLALTALGLTMVYSASAVKAAQGLGDSFYFVKRQAAAAGLGMAGMIAAMRFGYRRLEPLAYPILLVSLIALILVLIPGIGSMAGGARRWIRLPLFSLQPGEIAKVAMALYLARSLSRKREKVRDFSIGFVPHTIVAGLFILLVLGQPDFGTAVTIGLILFVMLFCSGAKISWLVGTVLVSLPIAWHLVAGKEYRMKRILAFLDPWKHRQDIGYQVAESLMSVGSGGLTGLGLGAGKQKLYYLPEAHTDFIIAVIGEELGLLGILAVLVLFGVVLWRGMRAAFNAPDAFGAYLALGLTALLGVQAIVNMLVAMGLLPTKGLTLPFISYGGTSLVLSLVSAGVLLAISSGTGGFLRPHRTVRR
- the murD gene encoding UDP-N-acetylmuramoyl-L-alanine--D-glutamate ligase, whose product is MMLALAGRRVLVVGLARSGVAAAKLLCREGAIVTATDGRKAAELGPAVEALLPLGVRFELGGHDEAAFTSAELIVVSPGVPLAGRELVAARAAGVPIIGEAELAATFIEEPVVGITGTNGKSTTTALIGHLLTAAGKRVFLGGNLGTPLSERVLAGGALDVTVAELSSFQLEAVETLRPHVAVVTNLSPDHLDRYPGPQDYYEAKRAIFRAQRESDFAVLNAGDPEVLALHRGALSKPVSFGHGAVELAGDDRAARDDGKRIVVRGVGGEEEELYERLSPALRGRHNRENAMAAILAARLCGAAPEAIRAGLASFGGLPHRLELVRTLRGTEWINDSKATNVDSVKVALAALPGPLVWIAGGLGKGAPYEPLRALLPGRVKAILTIGSDAQAIASALGDLAPATSCGTLDEAVRVAEGMALPGEAVLLSPACASFDQFRSYEHRGAAFRALVEALP